In Elaeis guineensis isolate ETL-2024a chromosome 1, EG11, whole genome shotgun sequence, a genomic segment contains:
- the LOC105061087 gene encoding heat shock protein 90-5, chloroplastic has product MAPVLSRSLGTSSVLAFGFPSSPLVSNPRRAVSFRSSFVPPSLLPRKGFPSAGLRWKLEKRESRMVVRCDAAVADKEAEEASGEKFEYQAEVSRLLDLIVHSLYSHKEVFLRELVSNASDALDKLRFLSVTEPSLLGDGGELEIHIKPDPDNGTITISDTGIGMTKEELIDCLGTIAQSGTSKFLSALKENKDVGADNGLIGQFGVGFYSAFLVADKVVVSTKSPKSDKQYVWEAVADSSSYVIREETDPDKLLKRGTQVTLYLRPDDKFEFAEPTKIQGLVKNYSQFVSFPIYTWLEKSRTVEVEEEEPPKEGEEEKPEGEKKMKKKTVTEKYWDWELANETKPIWMRHPKEVQKDEYNEFYKKTFNEFLDPLAYIHFTTEGEVEFRSVLYIPGMAPLNNEDIINPKTKNIRLYVKRVFISDDFDGELFPRYLSFVKGVVDSNDLPLNVSREILQESRIVRIMRKRLVRKTFDMIQEISESEDKEDYKKFWENFGKLIKLGCIEDSGNHKRLAPLLRFYSSKNEEDMISLDQYVENMPENQKAIYYLATDSLKSAKTAPFLEKLVQKDIEVLYLVEPIDEVAIQNLQTYKEKKFVDISKEDLELGDEDEVKERESKQEYNLLCDWIKQQLGDKVAKVQVSNRLSSSPCVLVSGKFGWSANMERLMKAQTLGDTSSLEFMRGRRILEINPDHPIIKDLNAACKNDPSSDEAKRAVDLLYDTALISSGYTPDSPAELGSKIYEMMAIALGGRWGRLESRAATEEADAEASAESGSGETTEAEVIEPSEVRAESDPWKD; this is encoded by the exons ATGGCGCCCGTCTTGAGCAGGAGCCTGGGCACCTCCTCTGTCTTGGCCTTCGGTTTCCCTTCTTCCCCGTTGGTCTCCAATCCTCGGAGAGCTGTGTCGTTTAGAAGCTCGTTTGTGCCCCCGTCCCTGCTTCCAAGGAAGGGCTTTCCTTCTGCTGGCTTGAGATGGAAACTGGAGAAGAGGGAGAGCCGGATGGTGGTCCGGTGTGACGCGGCTGTTGCGGATAAGGAAGCGGAGGAGGCTTCTGGTGAGAAGTTTGAGTACCAGGCGGAG GTCAGCCGCCTATTGGATTTGATAGTTCATAGTTTGTACAGCCACAAAGAAGTGTTTCTTCGCGAGCTTGTAAG taatgcAAGTGATGCACTGGATAAGCTGAGATTTTTAAGTGTGACTGAACCTTCTTTACTTGGTGATGGTGGTGAGTTGGAGATACACATTAAGCCTGATCCAGATAATGGGACAATTACAATCAG TGATACTGGCATTGGAATGACCAAAGAAGAGCTTATCGATTGTCTTGGGACCATTGCACAGAGTGGAACTTCCAAATTCTTAAGTGCTCTCAAG GAGAACAAGGATGTTGGGGCAGACAATGGTTTAATTGGTCAATTTGGTGTTGGATTCTATTCAGCTTTCCTTGTTGCAGACAAG GTTGTTGTATCAACTAAGAGTCCAAAATCAGATAAGCAGTATGTCTGGGAAGCTGTGGCTGACAGTAGCTCATATGTGATACGAGAAGAGACTGATCCTGATAAGTTGCTAAAGCGTGGAACACAAGTTACTCTCTATCTAAGA ccagatgataaGTTTGAGTTCGCAGAGCCCACAAAGATCCAGGGATTAGTCAAGAACTACTCACAGTTTGTGTCCTTCCCTATATACACTTGGCTGGAGAAATCAAGAACTGTAGAG GTGGAAGAAGAGGAACCTCCAAAAGAGGGTGAAGAAGAAAAACCAGAG GgtgaaaagaagatgaagaagaaaactgTTACTGAGAAGTATTGGGACTGGGAATTGGCAAATGAAACAAAGCCTATATGG ATGCGACATCCAAAAGAAGTTCAGAAAGATGAATACAATGAATTCTATAAGAAGACGTTCAATGAGTTCTTGGATCCTCTAGCATACATTCACTTCACCACAGAG GGGGAGGTGGAATTCAGGAGTGTTCTTTACATACCAGGAATGGCACCTCTTAACAATGAAGACATAATAAATCCCAAGACAAAGAATATTCGCTTATATGTCAAACGTGTATTTATTTCCGATGATTTTGATGGTGAACTG TTCCCTCGATACTTGAGCTTTGTGAAGGGTGTGGTGGATTCGAATGATCTTCCTCTCAATGTTTCTCGCGAGATTCTTCAAGAAAGCCGAATA gTGAGAATTATGCGGAAAAGGCTTGTGAGGAAAACATTTGATATGATCCAAGAAATATCTGAAAGTGAAGACAAGGAG GATTACAAGAAGTTCTGGGAGAATTTCGGCAAGCTTATCAAACTGGGATGTATTGAGGACTCGGGAAATCACAAGCGCCTTGCTCCTTTGTTGCGCTTCTATTCTTCTAAAAATGAGGAAGATATGATAAGCTTAGATCAGTATGTTGAGAACATGCCTGAGAACCAGAAGGCTATCTATTATTTGGCCACAGACAGCTTGAAAAGTGCCAAAACTGCGCCATTTTTAGAGAAGCTGGTCCAGAAAGATATTGAA GTTCTATATCTGGTAGAGCCAATTGATGAGGTCGCTATTCAGAACCTACAGACCTACAAAGAGAAAAAGTTTGTCGATATCAGTAAGGAAGATCTAGAATTGG GTGATGAGGATGAGGTAAAAGAAAGAGAAAGCAAACAGGAATACAATCTTTTATGTGATTGGATAAAGCAACAGCTAGGTGATAAGGTTGCTAAAGTCCAAGTATCAAACCGGCTCAGTTCTTCACCATGTGTTCTTGTTTCTGGCAAATTTGGATGGTCTGCAAACATGGAAAG GCTCATGAAAGCTCAAACTCTTGGCGACACATCAAGCTTAGAATTCATGAGAGGAAGAAGAATCTTAGAAATCAATCCAGATCATCCCATCATCAAAGACTTGAAT GCTGCCTGCAAGAATGACCCGAGCAGTGATGAAGCTAAGAGAGCTGTTGATTTATTGTATGATACTGCCTTAATCTCAAGTGGATACACT CCTGACAGCCCAGCTGAGTTGGGGAGCAAGATTTATGAGATGATGGCAATTGCCCTTGGTGGAAGATGGGGAAGACTGGAATCTAGAGCAGCAACCGAAGAAGCTGATGCAGAAGCAAGTGCTGAATCAGGGTCTGGTGAAACCACTGAGGCAGAGGTGATTGAACCTTCAGAGGTGCGGGCTGAGAGTGATCCATGGAAGGATTGA